From Halorubrum salinarum, the proteins below share one genomic window:
- the fdhF gene encoding formate dehydrogenase subunit alpha, producing the protein MTDPTETAERRFDSNPTVCPFCGVGCSVEYAGRGSATGVEGPVNDRGEICPKGAAAFDVVDNDDRLTEPLVRHDGTFVTAPWEEALDRAVEGIGRVVDEHGPDAVQFFASSNCTNEENYVLQKLARVLGTNNVDNCARLCHASTVAAMSERFGAGAMTNTLDDLGEADCIFVNGANPAEQHPVAFRSYVLPAVRDGATLVHVDPRANDTTEAADVHLPLRPGTDIEVANAVAAVLVEEDLVDESFLAERTTGFDRLREHLAGVDVAANAAAAGVEPEAIREAARAYGEADRAAIVTGMGTSQHRCGTDNVHALLNLALLTGNVGRPGTGVNPLRGQNNVQGASDVGGLPSVLPGYEPVTDPEARERVAAEWGIEPPAEPGLTEVEATHRFGDEVRAAVVFGENPAVTEPNATAVASAFDDLDFCVVIDLFETRTAAHADVVLPGSAWAEKSGTVTNTDRRVLRMRPNADLPGNARRDFEILTALGRRLTDRPEAFDYDGPEAAFDELTRVAPIYEGMSYAGIGDGYQRWPFDADEGRGTEVLHAEAFATGERTAPLAVVDPVPPADDLDADELTLTTGRVLQHFNSGALSRRSDRLTAMRGEDALQIHPSDAADRGIEDGDRVTVSNERGSVAVAAEVTPAVREGVAFCTFHYAEPLANALTGDALDPEAKIPEFKHSAVAVEPAADAADGGEAAGDD; encoded by the coding sequence ATGACCGATCCGACCGAGACGGCCGAGCGGCGCTTCGATTCGAACCCCACCGTCTGTCCGTTCTGTGGGGTCGGCTGCAGCGTCGAGTACGCCGGGCGCGGCAGCGCGACCGGCGTCGAGGGACCGGTGAACGACCGCGGCGAGATCTGTCCGAAGGGGGCGGCCGCGTTCGACGTGGTCGACAACGACGACCGCCTGACCGAGCCGCTGGTGCGTCACGACGGGACCTTCGTCACGGCGCCGTGGGAGGAGGCGCTCGACCGCGCGGTCGAGGGGATCGGCCGCGTCGTCGACGAGCACGGGCCGGACGCGGTCCAGTTCTTCGCGTCGTCGAACTGTACGAACGAGGAGAACTACGTCCTCCAGAAGCTCGCGCGGGTGCTCGGGACGAACAACGTCGACAACTGCGCGCGGCTCTGCCACGCCTCGACGGTCGCCGCGATGAGCGAGCGGTTCGGCGCGGGCGCGATGACGAACACCTTAGACGACCTCGGGGAGGCGGATTGCATCTTCGTCAACGGGGCGAACCCGGCCGAGCAGCACCCCGTCGCGTTCCGGTCGTACGTCCTCCCGGCGGTCCGCGACGGCGCGACGCTGGTCCACGTCGACCCGCGCGCGAACGACACGACCGAGGCCGCGGACGTCCACCTCCCGCTGCGGCCCGGCACCGACATCGAGGTGGCGAACGCGGTCGCCGCGGTGCTCGTCGAGGAGGACCTCGTCGACGAGTCGTTCCTCGCGGAGCGTACGACCGGCTTCGACCGCCTGCGCGAGCACCTCGCCGGCGTCGACGTAGCGGCCAACGCCGCGGCGGCCGGCGTGGAGCCCGAGGCGATCCGCGAGGCCGCCCGGGCGTACGGCGAGGCCGACCGCGCAGCGATCGTGACGGGGATGGGGACGAGCCAGCACCGCTGCGGCACCGACAACGTCCACGCCCTGCTCAACCTCGCGCTGCTGACCGGCAACGTCGGGCGGCCCGGGACCGGCGTGAACCCGCTCCGCGGGCAGAACAACGTCCAAGGCGCCAGCGACGTGGGCGGGCTCCCGAGCGTCCTCCCCGGCTACGAGCCCGTGACGGACCCGGAGGCCCGCGAGCGCGTCGCGGCGGAGTGGGGCATCGAGCCGCCGGCGGAGCCCGGGCTGACCGAGGTCGAGGCGACGCACCGCTTCGGCGACGAGGTGCGCGCGGCGGTCGTCTTCGGCGAGAACCCCGCGGTCACCGAGCCGAACGCGACCGCGGTCGCGTCGGCGTTCGACGACCTCGACTTCTGCGTCGTCATCGACCTCTTCGAGACGCGGACGGCGGCGCACGCGGACGTGGTCCTCCCCGGCAGCGCGTGGGCCGAGAAGTCCGGCACGGTGACGAACACCGACCGGCGCGTGCTGCGGATGCGCCCCAACGCCGACCTCCCGGGGAACGCCCGGCGCGACTTCGAGATCCTGACCGCGCTCGGCCGGCGGCTGACCGACCGTCCCGAGGCGTTCGACTACGACGGCCCGGAGGCGGCCTTCGACGAGCTGACACGCGTCGCGCCGATCTACGAGGGGATGAGCTACGCGGGGATCGGCGACGGCTACCAGCGGTGGCCGTTCGACGCCGACGAGGGGCGCGGCACGGAGGTGCTACACGCGGAGGCGTTCGCGACGGGCGAGCGCACCGCCCCCCTCGCGGTCGTCGACCCGGTCCCGCCCGCCGACGACCTCGACGCGGACGAACTGACCCTCACGACCGGGCGCGTGCTCCAGCACTTCAACAGCGGCGCGCTCAGCCGCCGCTCAGACCGGCTCACGGCGATGCGGGGCGAGGACGCCCTCCAGATCCACCCGAGCGACGCCGCCGACCGGGGCATCGAGGACGGCGACCGGGTGACCGTCTCGAACGAGCGCGGGAGCGTCGCGGTCGCGGCCGAGGTCACGCCGGCGGTGCGCGAGGGCGTCGCGTTCTGCACGTTCCACTACGCGGAGCCGCTCGCGAACGCGCTCACCGGCGACGCGCTCGACCCGGAGGCGAAGATCCCCGAGTTCAAACACTCGGCCGTCGCGGTCGAGCCCGCCGCCGATGCGGCCGACGGAGGCGAGGCGGCCGGCGACGACTGA
- a CDS encoding globin-coupled sensor protein, which translates to MATSGEYGRDDFGQGGLNEGLDASELVDEIGLNADEIAWRKEFVGFDAEDERRLSRYEDAFAENADQIADDFYENLTGHQQTVDVIGRSEKGIEQLKRTQSAYLVTLAGGEYGEEYFEDRARIGKIHDMLEMPMKHYLGQYGVYYDLILPIVGDRLVDSLTDRLAPDAAGETVDDATAAAVEEEVDDAIEDLLSILRIVNLDMQVVTDTYIHSYSEKLSAAVEQNERLMADVEAEVEEPIADLRESASDVADSAAEVGDAAEDQSQQVAEVSSEVANLSATVEEVASTADEVERTSGRAETLAEDGADAADDAAAAMDDIGAAVDEVAEDVETLQQRVEEIDEFVDAINGIADQTNLLALNASIEAARAGDAGAGFGVVADEIKSLAEESQGHASDIEAMVEGIRTDTEETVESLSETTIRVNEGSERVDDATESLAAIAEAVTETANGIDEVSDVTDEQAAAAEEIAATVDGVVEQSNRISERMREVAEESERQSASVETVERAVRRLTANDGGSSAASHADGGPSAASRTDGGRSVPAGLPEGMPQFVIDRLSDEELRAIAAGELEMDDLR; encoded by the coding sequence ATGGCTACATCTGGAGAGTACGGCCGGGACGACTTCGGCCAGGGCGGCCTGAACGAGGGGCTCGACGCGTCAGAGCTCGTCGACGAGATTGGGCTCAACGCGGACGAGATCGCGTGGCGGAAGGAGTTCGTCGGCTTCGACGCGGAGGACGAGCGCCGACTGAGCCGGTACGAGGACGCGTTCGCGGAGAACGCCGACCAGATAGCGGACGACTTCTACGAGAACCTCACCGGCCACCAGCAGACGGTCGACGTGATCGGTCGATCCGAGAAGGGGATCGAACAGCTCAAGCGGACGCAGTCGGCGTACCTCGTGACCCTCGCCGGGGGCGAGTACGGCGAGGAGTACTTCGAGGACCGGGCGCGGATCGGGAAGATCCACGACATGCTCGAGATGCCGATGAAACACTACCTCGGCCAGTACGGCGTGTACTACGACCTCATCCTGCCGATCGTCGGCGACCGGCTCGTGGACTCGCTCACCGACCGGCTGGCCCCCGACGCCGCCGGTGAGACGGTCGACGACGCGACCGCGGCGGCGGTCGAGGAGGAGGTCGACGACGCGATCGAGGACCTGCTCTCGATCCTCCGGATCGTCAACCTCGACATGCAGGTCGTCACGGACACGTATATCCACTCGTACAGCGAGAAGCTCTCGGCGGCGGTCGAGCAGAACGAGCGGCTGATGGCGGACGTGGAAGCGGAGGTCGAAGAGCCGATCGCCGACCTGCGCGAGTCGGCGAGCGACGTCGCCGACAGCGCCGCCGAGGTCGGCGACGCGGCCGAGGACCAGTCGCAGCAGGTCGCCGAGGTCTCCTCGGAGGTGGCGAACCTCTCGGCGACGGTCGAGGAGGTGGCGTCGACCGCCGACGAGGTCGAGCGGACCAGCGGCCGGGCGGAGACGCTCGCGGAGGACGGGGCGGACGCGGCCGACGACGCCGCGGCGGCCATGGACGACATCGGCGCCGCGGTCGACGAGGTGGCGGAGGACGTCGAGACGCTCCAGCAGCGGGTCGAGGAGATCGACGAGTTCGTCGACGCGATCAACGGCATCGCCGACCAGACGAACCTCCTCGCGCTGAACGCCTCGATCGAGGCGGCGCGCGCCGGGGACGCCGGCGCCGGCTTCGGCGTGGTCGCGGACGAGATCAAGTCGCTCGCGGAGGAGTCACAGGGCCACGCGAGCGACATCGAGGCGATGGTCGAGGGCATCCGCACCGACACGGAGGAGACCGTCGAGAGCCTCTCGGAGACGACGATCCGGGTCAACGAGGGGAGCGAGCGCGTCGACGACGCGACCGAGAGCCTCGCGGCCATCGCCGAGGCGGTGACGGAGACGGCGAACGGGATCGACGAGGTCTCGGACGTGACCGACGAGCAGGCCGCCGCGGCCGAGGAGATCGCCGCGACGGTCGACGGGGTGGTCGAGCAGTCGAACCGGATCAGCGAGCGGATGCGGGAGGTGGCCGAAGAGAGCGAGCGGCAGTCGGCGTCGGTCGAGACCGTCGAGCGGGCCGTTCGCCGGTTGACCGCGAACGACGGCGGATCGTCCGCGGCGTCTCACGCGGACGGCGGCCCTTCGGCGGCGTCTCGCACGGACGGCGGGCGGTCGGTGCCGGCCGGGCTCCCGGAGGGGATGCCGCAGTTCGTGATCGACCGCCTCTCCGACGAGGAGCTGCGGGCGATCGCGGCCGGAGAGCTGGAGATGGACGACCTGCGGTGA
- a CDS encoding MazG-like family protein: MDEQDRVAAFVAEHGLETDLAYRVLDLESEVGEVAKEVATSTDYGEDPDAAAIATDEVGDALFALLALADAADIDPDAALDESLAKYESRIESSGDAGSGQ; this comes from the coding sequence ATGGACGAGCAGGACCGCGTCGCCGCGTTCGTCGCCGAGCACGGGTTAGAGACCGACCTCGCGTACCGCGTCCTCGACTTGGAGAGCGAGGTCGGCGAGGTCGCGAAGGAGGTGGCGACCTCGACCGACTACGGGGAGGACCCGGACGCCGCCGCGATCGCGACCGACGAGGTCGGCGACGCGCTGTTCGCGCTGCTCGCGCTCGCCGACGCGGCCGATATCGACCCCGACGCCGCGCTCGACGAGTCGCTGGCGAAGTACGAGTCGCGGATCGAGTCGTCCGGCGACGCCGGGTCCGGGCAATAG